A genomic segment from Actinomadura hallensis encodes:
- a CDS encoding LpqB family beta-propeller domain-containing protein, which translates to MTRRITCLLVAAAFLLGGAGCATVPSGGQVVEGESAERAERVDDPYVRLIPVKPHPEWGPAQIVSGFLAASASFDDNHKVAKQYLSRDNSWNPGLRPSVTVLAGRIDDPQVIKSTDRSATVRVTGEEVGTISSDGQYTASPKELDATFQLAKTPQGVWRITSLPGGEKAGLLLTQDDVERAMRTVNLFFYAPDRHTLVPNGIFLPVVNRQTLPTQLVHALLTGPTSWLKGAVQTAFPEGTRLKRRVHVENEVATVDLTEEARAGNIERMSAQLSWTMRQLSEIKRWRLQIDGETVTPDGMDATQPVHAWEVNSPDGRTSHDETHQDAYVVGPSGFLGTLEDDRAQPVVTGAAGSLSRPAVAPDYQEFAGLSSNADQVLVAAPVNGTPTPRVMLNAQEDARFTAPSWSSDGTLWVVESKDDESWLWVRRRGEEPVRAAHWGLGGREVLEFRVARDGVRAAVIARVDGRPQVQIGRIAQAPDGSLDVGSFLPVSSELQDAVDLAWRDYNTLAVLGRAKRDSQTLPFLMPISGSAITSLGVGSLGEPQTIAAAPGAPVLIGTRSSGKDQVCRQRAPSNSYSPWICPTPAKDPSYPR; encoded by the coding sequence GTGACCCGACGGATCACGTGCCTCCTCGTCGCCGCAGCCTTCCTGCTGGGCGGCGCCGGGTGCGCGACCGTTCCGAGCGGCGGGCAGGTCGTGGAGGGCGAGTCCGCCGAACGCGCCGAACGCGTCGACGACCCCTACGTCCGCCTGATCCCGGTGAAGCCGCACCCCGAATGGGGCCCGGCCCAGATCGTCTCCGGGTTCCTCGCCGCGTCCGCCAGCTTCGACGACAACCACAAGGTCGCCAAGCAGTACCTCAGCAGGGACAACTCCTGGAACCCGGGCCTGCGGCCCTCGGTGACGGTCCTGGCCGGACGCATCGACGACCCCCAGGTCATCAAGTCGACCGACCGCAGCGCCACCGTCAGGGTCACCGGCGAGGAGGTCGGCACCATCAGCTCCGACGGCCAGTACACCGCCTCGCCGAAGGAGCTCGACGCCACTTTCCAACTGGCCAAGACCCCGCAGGGCGTCTGGCGCATCACCAGCCTCCCCGGTGGCGAGAAGGCCGGCCTGCTGCTCACCCAGGACGACGTCGAGCGCGCCATGCGCACCGTCAACCTGTTCTTCTACGCCCCTGACCGGCACACCCTCGTCCCCAACGGCATCTTCCTGCCGGTGGTGAACCGCCAGACGTTGCCGACCCAGCTCGTCCACGCACTTCTGACGGGCCCCACGTCGTGGCTCAAGGGCGCCGTCCAGACCGCCTTCCCGGAGGGGACACGGCTGAAGCGCCGCGTGCACGTCGAGAACGAGGTCGCCACGGTCGACCTCACCGAGGAGGCCCGCGCCGGCAACATCGAGCGGATGTCGGCGCAGCTCAGCTGGACGATGCGGCAGCTCTCCGAGATCAAGCGCTGGCGGCTGCAGATCGACGGCGAGACCGTCACGCCCGACGGCATGGACGCCACCCAGCCCGTGCACGCGTGGGAGGTCAACTCCCCCGACGGCCGGACCTCGCACGACGAGACCCACCAGGACGCCTACGTCGTCGGCCCGTCGGGCTTCCTCGGCACCCTGGAGGACGACCGGGCCCAGCCCGTGGTGACCGGCGCCGCCGGAAGCCTCTCCCGCCCCGCCGTCGCCCCCGACTACCAGGAGTTCGCCGGACTGAGCTCCAACGCGGACCAGGTGCTCGTCGCCGCGCCCGTGAACGGAACGCCCACCCCGCGGGTCATGCTCAACGCCCAGGAGGATGCACGGTTCACCGCGCCGTCCTGGAGCAGCGACGGCACCCTGTGGGTCGTGGAGAGCAAGGACGACGAATCCTGGCTCTGGGTGCGGCGACGCGGTGAGGAGCCCGTGCGCGCCGCCCACTGGGGCCTGGGCGGCCGTGAGGTACTGGAGTTCCGCGTCGCCCGCGACGGCGTCCGCGCCGCCGTCATCGCCCGTGTCGACGGCCGCCCCCAGGTCCAGATCGGCCGCATCGCGCAAGCCCCGGACGGCTCCCTGGACGTCGGCTCGTTCCTGCCCGTCAGCTCGGAACTGCAGGATGCCGTCGACCTCGCCTGGCGCGACTACAACACCCTCGCCGTCCTGGGCCGAGCCAAGCGCGACTCGCAGACCCTCCCGTTCCTGATGCCGATCAGCGGCAGCGCCATAACATCCCTGGGCGTCGGCTCCTTGGGCGAGCCCCAAACGATCGCCGCCGCCCCGGGCGCCCCGGTCCTCATCGGCACCCGCTCCTCCGGCAAGGACCAGGTCTGCCGCCAGCGGGCGCCCAGCAACTCCTACAGCCCCTGGATCTGCCCGACCCCGGCCAAGGACCCCAGCTACCCCCGCTGA
- a CDS encoding ComF family protein — protein sequence MNFFTDLIDLILPEHCAGCGGAPVLLCDACAMPLRAPARPARAAVEGLPPPWTVAAYEGSLRATMAAYKEHGRTALADPLGEALATAVRAVLEPHRRLPLARTDHDPPALVWVPSRRSVTRRRGHDALRGLVDVAAQRLHEAGIPVVGLDALKQRKRVADQTTLTAEQRAENLAGALEAAPRAQLSGRQIVVVDDVITTGASLSEAARTLRTAGADLLGAATIAATPRHHRPPTHRNNRNPSLEPPQPLQPRHL from the coding sequence ATGAACTTCTTCACCGACCTGATCGACCTGATCCTTCCCGAGCACTGCGCCGGATGCGGCGGTGCCCCCGTGCTCCTCTGCGACGCCTGCGCGATGCCTCTCCGAGCGCCTGCACGGCCCGCCAGAGCGGCCGTAGAGGGCCTGCCGCCCCCGTGGACGGTCGCCGCCTACGAAGGCTCCCTGAGGGCGACCATGGCCGCGTACAAGGAACACGGCCGCACGGCACTGGCCGACCCGTTAGGCGAAGCCCTCGCCACGGCGGTCCGCGCCGTCCTGGAACCTCACCGCCGCCTTCCACTCGCCCGTACGGACCATGACCCGCCGGCGCTGGTGTGGGTGCCGTCGAGACGCAGCGTCACCCGCCGCCGCGGCCACGACGCCCTGCGAGGCCTGGTCGACGTGGCAGCACAGAGACTCCACGAGGCCGGCATCCCGGTCGTCGGTCTGGACGCCCTGAAACAACGCAAGCGAGTGGCCGACCAGACCACGCTGACCGCAGAGCAACGCGCCGAAAACCTGGCGGGAGCCCTGGAGGCCGCCCCACGAGCCCAGCTCTCAGGCCGCCAGATCGTGGTGGTGGACGACGTCATCACCACCGGCGCCTCGCTGTCCGAAGCGGCCCGAACCCTCCGCACAGCAGGAGCCGACCTACTGGGCGCCGCCACCATCGCGGCAACGCCGCGCCACCACCGTCCCCCCACCCACCGCAACAACAGGAATCCCTCCCTTGAGCCTCCACAACCCCTGCAGCCCCGCCACCTGTAG
- a CDS encoding MarR family transcriptional regulator, whose product MTRVIAHLEERGLVARRPHPTAARSC is encoded by the coding sequence ATGACCCGCGTCATCGCCCACCTGGAGGAACGCGGTCTCGTGGCGCGCCGCCCCCACCCGACGGCCGCCAGGTCGTGCTGA
- the hpf gene encoding ribosome hibernation-promoting factor, HPF/YfiA family yields the protein MNITVRGRHTEVNDRFRRHVDNKLAKIERLNQKVIRVDVEVSEEHNPRLADQRERVELTIRSRGPVIRAEAAADDRYGALDLALDKLESRLRRDAERRKGHGGKGRAKLATMETLPEALPEPVKTAPEPAGRKAAAATKAPKAPQDENVVPIPMDGDGPLVVREKYHKAEPMGIEQALFEMELVGHDFFLYRDKANGHPSVVYRRRGWDYGVIRLVEE from the coding sequence GTGAACATCACCGTGAGGGGCCGGCACACCGAGGTCAACGACAGGTTCCGTCGGCACGTCGACAACAAACTGGCCAAGATCGAGCGGCTCAACCAGAAGGTCATCCGGGTGGACGTGGAGGTGTCCGAGGAACATAACCCGCGGCTCGCCGACCAGCGCGAAAGGGTCGAACTCACGATTCGCTCACGCGGCCCGGTGATCCGCGCCGAGGCCGCCGCGGACGACCGGTACGGAGCCCTCGACCTCGCCCTGGACAAGCTGGAGTCGCGGCTGCGCCGCGACGCCGAGCGGCGCAAGGGCCACGGCGGCAAGGGACGCGCGAAGCTCGCGACGATGGAGACGCTCCCCGAGGCGCTGCCGGAGCCCGTCAAGACCGCCCCCGAACCCGCCGGGCGCAAGGCCGCGGCGGCCACGAAGGCGCCGAAGGCCCCGCAGGACGAGAACGTCGTCCCGATCCCCATGGACGGGGACGGCCCCCTCGTCGTCCGCGAGAAGTACCACAAGGCGGAACCCATGGGCATCGAGCAGGCCCTTTTCGAGATGGAGCTGGTCGGCCACGACTTTTTCCTGTACCGCGACAAGGCCAACGGGCATCCCTCCGTCGTATACCGGAGGAGAGGCTGGGACTACGGAGTCATCAGGCTCGTCGAAGAGTGA
- a CDS encoding response regulator transcription factor, whose translation MLIVDDHALFRRGLEMVLQGEDDIEVIGEGGDGHEAVEMAGDLLPDVVLMDIRMPRRSGIEACTAIKDAAPSAKIVMLTISDEEEDLFEAIKAGASGYLLKEISIDEVPQAVRAVHGGQSLISPSMASKLITEFAALAKRSEERTQQVPAPRLTEREMEVLRLVARGLGNREIARELFISENTVKNHVRNILEKLQLHSRMEAVVYAVREKLLEIT comes from the coding sequence GTGCTCATCGTCGACGACCATGCGCTGTTCCGCAGAGGTCTGGAGATGGTCCTCCAAGGCGAGGACGACATCGAGGTGATCGGCGAGGGCGGCGACGGGCACGAGGCCGTCGAGATGGCCGGCGACCTGCTGCCGGACGTCGTCCTGATGGACATCAGGATGCCGCGCCGCAGCGGGATCGAGGCGTGCACCGCCATCAAGGACGCCGCGCCCAGCGCGAAGATCGTCATGCTGACGATAAGCGACGAGGAGGAGGACCTCTTCGAGGCGATCAAGGCCGGCGCCAGCGGCTACCTGCTCAAGGAGATCTCCATCGACGAGGTCCCCCAGGCGGTCCGCGCCGTGCACGGCGGCCAGTCGCTGATCAGCCCGTCGATGGCGTCCAAGCTCATCACCGAGTTCGCCGCGCTCGCCAAGCGCAGCGAGGAGCGCACCCAGCAGGTGCCCGCGCCCCGCCTCACCGAACGCGAGATGGAGGTGCTGCGGCTCGTCGCCCGCGGCCTGGGCAACCGGGAGATCGCCCGCGAGCTGTTCATCTCCGAGAACACGGTGAAGAACCACGTCCGCAACATCCTGGAGAAGCTTCAGCTCCACTCCCGGATGGAGGCCGTCGTCTACGCCGTCCGGGAGAAGCTACTGGAGATCACCTGA
- a CDS encoding winged helix-turn-helix domain-containing protein yields the protein MVEVELSADEARRIQLRAQGFLGTRQKGGVPAMLERLGAVQLDTISVLARSHELVPYARLGPVGRTAVEDAYWGPGAPKAFEYWAHAASILPMDEWPLFAFRRRAYLRRGRRWHEVPEDVCDRIRDRLKTDGPLTTRELGGAKAGGEWWDWSEHKIGIEWLLDVGEVVCVRRVGWRRVYDLAERAVPPELLAQDLDDDACLTALVARAGRALGVATRGDLADYYRIKQDQVDRVIDGTGLVPVAVAGWPRRAWADPEALARPPRGRHVTTLLSPFDSLVWDRARASRVFGFDHRLEAYVPKAKRVHGYFAMPLLSGGRLLGRVDPAREGRTLVARQASLEPWATTPARLETSVTALATALWRAAAWVDCDNVHVDRTDLPRPLLTKALTDTTPT from the coding sequence GTGGTGGAGGTTGAACTCAGCGCCGACGAGGCACGCCGGATCCAGCTGCGCGCCCAGGGCTTTCTGGGCACGCGCCAGAAGGGCGGCGTGCCGGCGATGCTGGAACGGCTCGGCGCCGTCCAGCTCGACACGATCTCCGTCCTGGCCAGGTCCCACGAGCTGGTGCCCTACGCGCGCCTGGGCCCGGTGGGCCGCACCGCGGTCGAGGACGCCTACTGGGGGCCCGGCGCCCCGAAGGCGTTCGAGTACTGGGCGCACGCCGCGTCCATCCTGCCGATGGACGAGTGGCCGCTGTTCGCCTTCCGCCGCCGCGCCTACCTGCGGCGCGGCCGGCGCTGGCACGAGGTCCCCGAGGACGTCTGCGACCGGATCCGCGACCGCCTGAAGACGGACGGCCCGCTGACGACGCGGGAGCTCGGCGGCGCCAAGGCCGGCGGCGAATGGTGGGACTGGAGCGAGCACAAGATCGGCATCGAGTGGCTGCTGGACGTCGGGGAGGTCGTCTGCGTCCGCCGCGTCGGCTGGCGGCGCGTCTACGACCTCGCCGAACGGGCCGTCCCTCCCGAGCTTCTCGCGCAGGACCTTGACGACGACGCGTGCCTCACGGCCCTCGTCGCCCGCGCGGGCCGTGCCCTGGGCGTGGCGACACGCGGAGACCTCGCCGACTATTACCGCATCAAGCAGGACCAGGTGGACCGCGTGATCGACGGCACTGGACTGGTCCCCGTCGCGGTCGCCGGCTGGCCCCGTCGCGCCTGGGCGGACCCCGAGGCCCTCGCCCGCCCACCGCGCGGAAGGCACGTCACGACGCTGCTCTCCCCGTTCGACTCCCTCGTCTGGGACAGGGCACGGGCCTCCCGGGTCTTCGGCTTCGACCACCGCCTGGAGGCGTACGTCCCCAAGGCCAAGCGAGTCCACGGCTACTTCGCGATGCCGCTGCTCTCCGGCGGCCGCCTCCTGGGCCGTGTGGACCCCGCAAGAGAGGGCCGCACCCTTGTGGCCCGCCAGGCGTCCCTGGAACCTTGGGCCACCACCCCGGCCCGCCTGGAGACCTCAGTCACGGCCCTGGCCACAGCCCTGTGGCGCGCCGCAGCCTGGGTCGACTGCGACAACGTCCACGTAGACCGAACCGACCTCCCCCGCCCCCTCCTGACCAAGGCCCTGACCGACACAACTCCCACCTGA
- a CDS encoding HGxxPAAW family protein produces the protein MSEQSHGSHAGRPASWIAVGIIFIGFVVGGVALCLGPMWIMFWVGAGIIVAGLAVSWMVHLFSDVVVDAPRVIPEIVDYSVFGSRTAKRRGGTAGESLDSPVATDPQQAPHG, from the coding sequence ATGTCCGAACAGTCCCACGGATCGCATGCCGGTCGCCCGGCCTCCTGGATCGCCGTCGGCATCATCTTCATCGGTTTCGTGGTCGGCGGCGTCGCGCTCTGCCTGGGCCCGATGTGGATCATGTTCTGGGTCGGCGCCGGCATCATCGTCGCCGGCCTCGCCGTCAGCTGGATGGTCCACCTGTTCTCCGACGTCGTCGTGGACGCGCCGCGTGTCATCCCGGAGATCGTCGACTACTCCGTCTTCGGCTCCCGCACCGCGAAGCGCCGCGGCGGCACCGCGGGCGAGTCCCTGGACAGCCCCGTGGCCACGGACCCCCAGCAGGCCCCCCACGGCTGA
- the secA gene encoding preprotein translocase subunit SecA, whose protein sequence is MPPVIDKILRAGEGKTLRKLKKLADQVNSIEEDFLEMSDAELRELTDKYRERLADGETLDDLLPEAFATAREAARRVLGQRHFDVQVMGGAALHMGNIAEMKTGEGKTLTAVLPAYLNALTGDGVHIVTVNDYLAKRDAEWMGRVHQFLGLEVGVVLAQMTPEERRAAYNADITYGTNNEFGFDYLRDNMAWSLDECVQRGHNFAIVDEVDSILIDEARTPLIISGPAEQNSKWYAEFAKIAPRLKRAELISTAGQVDEYGPGDYEVNEKKRTVGITESGVEKVEDWLGIDNLYDSVNTPLVSFLNNALKAKELYKRDKDYVVMNGEVLIVDEFTGRILHGRRYNEGMHQAIEAKEGVPIKDENQTLATITLQNYFRLYKKLAGMTGTAETEAAEFNKTYKIGVVPIPTNKPMIRKDVADVVYKTEQAKFEAVVDDIAERHEKGQPVLVGTTSVEKSEKLSKMLKRRGIPHQVLNAKHHEQESAIVAEAGRKGAVTVATNMAGRGTDIMLGGNPDFRADLELHQRGLSPLETPEEYEAAWPEALEKAQEAVKGEHEEVVKLGGLYVLATERHESRRIDNQLRGRSGRQGDPGESRFYLSLEDDLMRLFNSARVESIMTRLNIPDDVPIESKIVTNAIKSAQSQVEQQNFEMRKNVLKYDEVLNRQRKVIYAERRKVLEGEDLHEQVRRMIDEVIAGYVAGATSEGFAEEWDLDKLWKAFKQLYPISISVEDLVEEAGGDISALDAETLAEKVREDAQAAYTKREEELGPEVMRELERRVILSVLDRKWREHLYEMDYLQEGIGLRAMAQRDPLVEYQREGYDMFNAMLDGIKEESVGYLFNLEVEVDDQPATPTVGAQPVSVAKSAPATGAEEDTAPADDVEEAAEAPAIKAKGLEKPSRPKKLDYTAPTIDGEGGVEHHTEETKNEFAGVNRNDPCPCGSGKKYKRCHGDPRNRNK, encoded by the coding sequence GTGCCGCCAGTCATCGATAAGATCCTTCGTGCGGGCGAGGGAAAGACCCTGCGCAAGCTCAAGAAGCTCGCGGATCAGGTCAACTCGATCGAGGAGGACTTCCTCGAGATGAGCGACGCCGAGTTGCGCGAGCTGACCGACAAGTACCGGGAGCGGCTCGCGGACGGCGAGACCCTGGACGACCTGCTTCCCGAGGCGTTCGCGACCGCACGCGAAGCCGCCAGGCGCGTCCTCGGGCAGCGCCACTTCGACGTCCAGGTGATGGGCGGCGCCGCCCTGCACATGGGCAACATCGCCGAGATGAAGACCGGTGAGGGCAAGACCCTGACCGCGGTGCTCCCGGCCTACCTGAACGCGCTCACCGGCGACGGCGTGCACATCGTCACGGTGAACGACTACCTGGCCAAGCGCGACGCCGAGTGGATGGGGCGCGTCCACCAGTTCCTCGGCCTGGAGGTCGGGGTCGTCCTCGCGCAGATGACGCCTGAGGAGCGCCGCGCGGCCTACAACGCCGACATCACCTACGGGACGAACAACGAGTTCGGCTTCGACTACCTGCGCGACAACATGGCCTGGAGCCTGGACGAGTGCGTCCAGCGCGGCCACAACTTCGCCATCGTGGACGAGGTCGACTCGATCCTCATCGACGAGGCCCGTACGCCGCTGATCATCTCCGGCCCGGCCGAGCAGAACTCCAAGTGGTACGCGGAGTTCGCCAAGATCGCCCCGCGGCTGAAGCGCGCCGAGCTGATCAGCACCGCCGGTCAGGTCGACGAGTACGGCCCCGGCGACTACGAGGTGAACGAGAAGAAGCGCACGGTCGGCATCACCGAGTCCGGCGTCGAGAAGGTCGAGGACTGGCTCGGCATCGACAACCTCTACGACTCGGTGAACACGCCGCTGGTCAGCTTCCTGAACAACGCGCTGAAGGCTAAGGAGCTGTACAAGCGCGACAAGGACTACGTCGTCATGAACGGCGAGGTCCTGATCGTGGACGAGTTCACCGGCCGCATCCTGCACGGCCGCCGCTACAACGAGGGCATGCACCAGGCCATCGAGGCCAAGGAGGGCGTGCCGATCAAGGACGAGAACCAGACGCTCGCCACGATCACCCTGCAGAACTATTTCCGCCTCTACAAGAAGCTGGCCGGCATGACCGGTACCGCCGAGACCGAGGCGGCGGAGTTCAACAAGACCTACAAGATCGGCGTGGTGCCGATCCCGACGAACAAGCCGATGATCCGCAAGGACGTGGCGGACGTCGTCTACAAGACCGAGCAGGCCAAGTTCGAGGCCGTGGTCGACGACATCGCCGAGCGGCACGAGAAGGGCCAGCCGGTCCTGGTCGGCACGACGTCGGTGGAGAAGTCCGAGAAGCTGAGCAAGATGCTCAAGCGGCGCGGCATCCCGCACCAGGTGCTGAACGCCAAGCACCACGAGCAGGAGTCGGCGATCGTCGCGGAGGCGGGCCGCAAGGGCGCCGTGACCGTCGCGACGAACATGGCGGGACGCGGTACCGACATCATGCTCGGCGGCAACCCCGACTTCCGCGCCGACCTGGAGCTGCACCAGCGGGGCCTGTCGCCGCTGGAGACGCCGGAGGAGTACGAGGCGGCGTGGCCTGAGGCGCTGGAGAAGGCCCAGGAGGCCGTGAAGGGCGAGCACGAGGAGGTCGTCAAGCTGGGCGGCCTGTACGTCCTCGCGACCGAGCGGCACGAGTCGCGGCGCATCGACAACCAGCTGCGCGGCCGGTCCGGCCGGCAGGGCGACCCGGGCGAGTCCCGGTTCTACCTGTCGCTGGAGGACGACCTGATGCGGCTGTTCAACTCCGCCCGCGTCGAGTCGATCATGACCCGGCTCAACATCCCGGACGACGTGCCGATCGAGTCCAAGATCGTCACGAACGCGATCAAGTCGGCGCAGAGCCAGGTCGAGCAGCAGAACTTCGAGATGCGCAAGAACGTCTTGAAGTACGACGAGGTGCTCAACCGGCAGCGCAAGGTCATCTACGCCGAGCGCCGCAAGGTGCTGGAGGGCGAGGACCTGCACGAGCAGGTCCGCCGCATGATCGACGAGGTGATCGCGGGCTATGTCGCGGGCGCCACGTCCGAGGGCTTCGCCGAGGAGTGGGACCTCGACAAGCTGTGGAAGGCGTTCAAGCAGCTCTACCCGATCTCGATCTCGGTCGAGGACCTGGTGGAGGAGGCGGGCGGCGACATCTCCGCCCTGGACGCCGAGACGCTCGCGGAGAAGGTCCGCGAGGACGCCCAGGCGGCCTACACCAAGCGCGAGGAGGAGCTCGGCCCGGAGGTCATGCGCGAGCTGGAGCGCCGCGTGATCCTGTCGGTGCTGGACCGCAAGTGGCGCGAGCACCTCTACGAGATGGACTACCTCCAGGAGGGCATCGGCCTGCGGGCCATGGCGCAGCGCGACCCGCTGGTGGAGTACCAGCGCGAGGGCTACGACATGTTCAACGCGATGCTGGACGGCATCAAGGAGGAGTCGGTCGGCTACCTGTTCAACCTCGAGGTCGAGGTCGACGACCAGCCGGCGACGCCCACGGTCGGCGCCCAGCCCGTCTCGGTCGCCAAGTCCGCTCCCGCGACCGGCGCGGAGGAGGACACGGCTCCCGCCGACGACGTGGAGGAGGCCGCCGAGGCCCCCGCCATCAAGGCGAAGGGGCTGGAGAAGCCGTCGCGTCCGAAGAAGCTCGACTACACCGCCCCGACCATCGACGGTGAGGGCGGCGTCGAGCACCACACCGAGGAGACCAAGAACGAGTTCGCGGGCGTCAACCGCAACGACCCGTGCCCCTGCGGCTCGGGCAAGAAGTACAAGCGCTGCCACGGCGACCCCCGCAACCGGAACAAGTAG
- a CDS encoding Rv3235 family protein: MDAEVRAVADAAVRLIAEVLAGARPAAQLSLVAAPPVCREMTRLRASRPGRGARIVPPKILSTRLQRPTPAAAEATAVVVVAGRVHALALRLDHSRGRWRCTALETTAHAP; this comes from the coding sequence ATGGACGCGGAGGTCCGCGCCGTCGCGGACGCGGCCGTCCGGCTCATCGCCGAGGTCCTCGCGGGCGCCCGCCCCGCCGCGCAGCTGTCCCTGGTCGCCGCGCCGCCCGTTTGCCGCGAGATGACCCGCCTCCGGGCGTCGCGACCCGGGCGCGGCGCGCGGATCGTCCCGCCGAAAATCCTGTCCACCCGCCTGCAACGCCCCACGCCCGCGGCGGCCGAGGCGACCGCGGTCGTGGTCGTCGCAGGCCGGGTCCACGCCCTGGCCCTGCGCCTGGACCACTCCCGGGGCCGCTGGCGCTGCACCGCCCTGGAGACGACGGCCCACGCCCCGTGA
- a CDS encoding PTS transporter subunit EIIC: MTSTTVDSAPRRGSSALAVLQRIGRSLMLPIAVLPAAALLLRFGQADMLGDDGLGWTRVAEVVGEAGNALFAALPLLFAVGVAIGFARKSDGSTALAAVVGYLVFDRVSKIMFSHSDELKDSVLITTVTSEDPLETAQVINWGVTNPTQVLGGILMGVIAALLYQRYYRIKLPTWLAFFGGRRFVPIITAVAGLALGIVIGLIWPVLGSWLTDFGEWITGAGAAGAGIYGVINRLLLPFGLHHIPNSLIWFVFGTFEGPDGTVTGEINRYLAGDPDAGGFLAGFFPVLMFGLPGAALAIWRAAPPHRRPAVGGIMVSAGLTAFITGVTEPIEFAFMFVAPVLYGVHVVLTGISMAVLEAAGAQLGFGFSAGFIDLLLNARKDNTEQLLLILGMGVLYFFLYYFIFKFMIEKFDFATPGREPEGEESSAVDPAAEPEMAAAGTGGEKGDEKKEAAKDSAEASDG; this comes from the coding sequence ATGACTTCGACGACAGTGGACTCGGCGCCACGCCGAGGGTCAAGCGCCCTCGCGGTGCTGCAGCGGATCGGCCGCAGCCTCATGCTGCCGATCGCCGTGCTGCCCGCCGCCGCCCTCCTGCTCCGCTTCGGCCAGGCCGACATGCTCGGCGACGACGGCCTCGGCTGGACCCGCGTCGCCGAGGTCGTCGGCGAGGCCGGCAACGCGCTGTTCGCGGCGCTGCCGCTGCTGTTCGCCGTCGGTGTGGCGATCGGCTTCGCCAGGAAGTCCGACGGCTCCACCGCCCTCGCCGCGGTGGTCGGCTACCTGGTCTTCGACCGGGTGTCCAAGATCATGTTCTCGCACTCCGACGAGCTCAAGGACTCCGTCCTGATCACGACGGTGACGAGCGAGGACCCCCTCGAGACCGCACAGGTCATCAACTGGGGCGTCACCAACCCCACCCAGGTGCTCGGCGGCATCCTCATGGGCGTCATCGCCGCCCTGCTCTACCAGCGCTACTACCGGATCAAGCTCCCGACCTGGCTGGCGTTCTTCGGCGGCCGCCGCTTCGTCCCCATCATCACCGCCGTCGCCGGCCTCGCGCTCGGCATCGTGATCGGCCTCATCTGGCCGGTGCTCGGCAGCTGGCTCACCGACTTCGGTGAGTGGATCACCGGGGCGGGCGCCGCCGGGGCCGGCATCTACGGCGTCATCAACCGCCTGCTGCTGCCGTTCGGCCTCCACCACATCCCGAACTCGCTCATCTGGTTCGTGTTCGGCACCTTCGAGGGCCCGGACGGCACCGTCACCGGCGAGATCAACCGCTACCTGGCCGGCGACCCCGACGCGGGCGGCTTCCTCGCCGGGTTCTTCCCCGTCCTGATGTTCGGCCTGCCCGGCGCGGCCCTCGCCATCTGGCGCGCCGCTCCCCCGCACCGCCGTCCCGCGGTCGGCGGCATCATGGTCTCCGCCGGGCTCACCGCGTTCATCACCGGCGTCACCGAGCCGATCGAGTTCGCGTTCATGTTCGTCGCGCCCGTCCTGTACGGCGTGCACGTCGTGCTCACCGGCATCTCGATGGCGGTGCTGGAGGCCGCCGGCGCCCAGCTCGGCTTCGGCTTCTCCGCGGGCTTCATCGACCTGCTGCTGAACGCCCGCAAGGACAACACCGAGCAGCTGCTGCTGATCCTCGGCATGGGGGTCCTGTACTTCTTCCTGTACTACTTCATCTTCAAGTTCATGATCGAGAAGTTCGACTTCGCGACGCCCGGCCGGGAGCCGGAGGGCGAGGAGTCGTCCGCGGTCGACCCCGCCGCCGAGCCCGAGATGGCCGCCGCCGGCACCGGCGGCGAGAAGGGCGACGAGAAGAAGGAGGCCGCGAAGGACTCCGCCGAGGCGTCCGACGGCTGA